The sequence AAAGTGAACACACCAACACGTCTGAAAGCAGTCATATTCAGTTATAGAGGTATACATTTATACAAGATATACACAGGAAGGTGTGGCCAGTAACTCAACTAACTCCTGAGCTGACCTTGCTAATCCTTTACTCGCGATAAAGACGCATACGATAAGGAAAGGTTGTTACGGAGAGAGCAATGGGAGAGAGAGAATCACGTGGCAGTAGGTGGACCTGAACATTTGCTTCAACAAAGAAAACGGCAGCGTAGGATCATGGTGCGTGATTATAGGCGGAGGCTATTAAATCTCACGCGGAAATCACGGCTGAGCAATTCTCGCACGATCCGAAGTTCACACCCAATCGACCGTTTTCTCCAGTTGATGGCCTACATGTGTGCTGTGCTAAAACGGTCGCTGCCATGGCAGCGAAACCCACAGCTAGAACGCTGCCGGCGCCAAGTTGAGAACTCGAGATCGTCAGTGGTGTGTGCATGACAGCGGCGACGAGAGGCTATGGTGCATGGGGAGGAGAGAAAAGAAGGAGAGGGGAAGCTTGGGGACATGGTAGTTTACCCGGGGGCTACCGGTCGGCACGCTGAGAACGAATGGCGGCGACAGTGACATTGTTTCTCAGTCCTCTTGGTCGGACCGGTTGAAGACCAGACTGGATTGGAACGACAATTTTCCAGGACGATTTTAGCAGACCAGATCATCCATTTTCTCTAACAAGCCAGGACCGAGCGTGTCAAACACCGATTGAGCCACGAGCGGTACGTCCAGCCCTGCCCACCGTCGAAGCGAAGCTCCTACTCCACGTGAAGTTGATCGCGCTGTTGCACTCGTAAGGTAGGAGCCACGGGCACGACATGGTGAAGGGCTAAAGGGCCGATCGAGGGTGAGACCCGGATGCTGGTGGCGCAGCTAACCATGGACGAGATCTTCACCTGCACCAAAAAGTTCAAGCAGGAGGTGTTCAGCAGCGTGCAGAAGGAGCTGGACCAATTCGGCCTCTTCATCTACAATGCCACCGTGAAGCAGCTGGTGGACGTTCCAGGGCATGAGTACTTCTCCTACCTCGGTGAGAAAACACAACAGGAGGCAGCGAGTAGGGCCAAGGTGGATGTTTGTGAAGCGGGATGGCCTCACGTGCCAGAACGCCGCCAAGGTGGACGCCGAGAACAAGGTGCTCTCTGCGCGGCAGCAGGGCGAGGCGCTCAaggagaaggccaaggtcaaggcgGAGGTGCGGGTGTTTGAGAACACTAGGAAGGCCGACAACGCCGCCTCAATGATCGACCTCGCCATGAAGGGGAAGGCTATGACTGGCAGGCCAAGGTCGCCGAGGTTGAGGCCGCCAAGGCTGTCGCCATCCGTGATGCCGAGCTGCAGATTGAGGTTAAGACGAAGAACGTACTCTGCCAAACTGACAAGCTCAAGGTCGAGCAACTCAGCAAGTCCACAGTACACTACGACACACATGTTGGTTATGCAATAAGCATGTATAAAAATATAGTACTAGGGACAAGACAAATTCATACTTATTGACCTCATCATTTTATATTTTGTAGGTTCAAGAATTGAACATGCTCTTCTACAGCTGGCAGAAGGCGGTGGATACGGCATTGTATAAGGAGATGAAGGCGACGGTGATGTGAAGCAGTCGAGCAGAAACACATGCATGTCTCGATATGGGAGGAAAGGGAGGGAGATAAGGTGAGGGTTAGTGGTGCAACATGCCACACGAGGAAAGGGGTGAAGAGATGACCTTGAGGAGGGAAGTGAGCTCAGTCCATGGCATGGGTCATAGTAGAGGGAGGTTGATCCATGGTTTGGCCAAAGGGGTGATGAGCGAGGGAGAAGTAGAAGGCCCCCTCTCATATCTTGGTGCGCGAGCAAGTCTGTCGAGGTGGAAGAAGCATGTCATTTCATGACGGCGTTGGTGACCTTGGCGTGATGTCGTTCACCGGTTTGTCGGCGGATCAGGCAACTGTTTGGTCTCTCGATCCCCCCCTTCACTAATTTTGGTGAGAAGAGGGGAGGGATGAAAGGGTGGAGGGGTGGGAGATGAGGTCGCCGATTCTGTTGGTTGTGGGGGCGAGGGCGGAGAGAGGAGAGTGAGCGACGCCGGTGAAGTCTATAGATCTAGAGAGGGAGGGGAACAAGAGAGTGAGTGGTGCGGAGAGGGAATGGATAGAGTGTGGTCGTGCGGGAGAGGACAACAAGTCGTATAGGAGGGATATAATGGGAATATCATAAAAATAAAGCTTTATTTATACCTGTACACTATATATATTCagaataacataaaatattttctcAATAAATTACTTAAAAATATCCAAGAAATTACGGATGATCGGCTATCATTATATAAAGGGGAAATACCACATACCCTAAATAGTAGATATTCGTGAGAAAAACCATCAACATATGATTTAGAGGTGAGCCTAAAATTATTAAAATTGGGATGCCACTCAATGTACTAGAAACTGCTCATTTCTAGCATTTGTCCAATGAATATATATTTTCCATACCACCATCATAAAATTTTTATTTTAATCTTTGTTTATATTAGAATACCTTTGTAGGTCATAAAAACTGATGGATTTGATTGTGCTTCGGAGATGTCGACTGACAAAGACCCTGATGTAACGATGATGGAGGGGGCTAAGAATTCAATGAGTTTTACACAACCAAAAGAGGTGCATGCAAATAATTGTTCTTCTTTGTATGTATGTTGCACATGATATAATACTCAAAAggtatatttctatatatatttaATTTTGTAGAATATGAGAGAGATGGAGATGGATTATGTCGGGGTTCAAAAAGAAACCCATTCAGAGGGTTTTTGGGGCGACGTCATTGGAAAGGGACAAACATTCACCATGTTTTATACAACAAAAAGATGTGCAAGCGATGATATCCCACAACAACGACGCACTCAAAATAAAGCAAACCGGCTGGAATTACGATAAATGTTTATGGCAACATTTATTTTCAACTGGTATTTCGATGAGTAAGTTCAATGATGTTAACATAACTCAAGgaaaatatttcaaaagcccgtagcaacgcacagaCATTCTACTAGTAAGTATAGAAGTATAGATTGAGATCTGGCActcgcctcttttttattttgagAAATTTTTAGGCTCTTATTGTCCATTCCACAAGCTCTTATCCGATAAAGCCCAAGTGACGCGTGAAGAGTAAAAAGTCCGGCCCAATAGGCCCCAGGGGTACGCGGAAGCCGCACTATCCTCCTCTTGTACGCCGCCCCAAATCATCCCGCCTCCTCCCTTCAAACTTCAAAACCCGAAAGGtggtcgccgcctccgcctccgccgcctcacCCGGATCCCGCCGGCGCTGGGGAGAGCTTTCCTCTTCGGCACAGATCTGAACGCGAACCGCTAGGGTTCCCGCCGCTGCATTCTCCCCTCTTATACCCTAGAGCCTGTCCGTCCTTCCCGAGCGCAGGGCCCCTCCCGCGCCTCGCTGCTCCACATCTCGCTCTTGCCGAAGCACTCCAGCGACGGCGGCCTGCCTCCTCCAGGACCGGCTGTCGACACATCCTATCTCGCCGCCGGATCGACGGCAATCCAGTCTTTCTTGCTCGCTCCTCTCGGGCCTCGGCAGATCGACGCGGGCGGCGACCCTCTCGCCCGTccctcccgagcccggcgagttcTTTGTCCTCACATTCCCCTAGATGCTCTCCTTCCTTGCACACCATGGCCACCGAATGAGGGCTTTCTTGTTTTAAAGAAAAGAATTTGAGCTTCCTTTTTTAACAACTGGTGGTGCCCCCATTCTTTTGCAAGAACTCATGAATCTGATGGTATAGGTAATCTGATTTGTTTAGTCTGATTACAATATTTCCAAGAATCCTGTACTTGGGTTCAAAGGGTGGGTGGTCTGCAAAATCTGGGTTTCTTTTTTAGAGTTCTGGTCGTACCCCCGTTCTTTAGAGCACAATCTTTCTCATCTTAATTAACCTACTGCAATGTTGCTAGAATAAACTATACAACCCACTGNNNNNNNNNNNNNNNNNNNNNNNNNNNNNNNNNNNNNNNNNNNNNNNNNNNNNNNNNNNNNNNNNNNNNNNNNNNNNNNNNNNNNNNNNNNNNNNNNNNNNNNNNNNNNNNNNNNNNNNNNNNNNNNNNNNNNNNNNNNNNNNNNNNNNNNNNNNNNNNNNNNNNNNNNNNNNNNNNNNNNNNNNNNNNNNNNNNNNNNNNNNNNNNNNNNNNNNNNNNNNNNNNNNNNNNNNNNNNNNNNNNNNNNNNNNNNNNNNNNNNNNNNNNNNNNNNNNNNNNNNNNNNNNNNNNNNNNNNNNNNNNNNNNNNNNNNNNNNNNNNNNNNNNNNNNNNNNNNNNNNNNNNNNNNNNNNNNNNNNNNNNNNNNNNNNNNNNNNNNNNNNNNNNNNNNNNNNNNNNGATGTGGCATTACATTTTCTTCTACGTGGTCCATGTTTTGTGCAAGACTTGCCGTAGTGAAAATGCCAGGGCTTATTACAGAATGAAATACCTTTTCCGCAAAAGAAAAAGAACATCATCAGTGTTCGTATtttgatactccctctgtaaagaaatataagatcgtttagatcactaatATAGTGATcaaaatgatcttatatttctcTACAGAGGGAGTATAATGCAAACTGTGCATCTTGCGAAGTGGGTTTCATGGCTATGGGTTTTCATTTCTTctcatttttctttcatagatacAATACCAGAAAGTAATTGTTGAAATTATGCGTATGAATAATAACTAATCGGTTGCTTCTATGATTTTTATGATCTGAGGAATTTACTGTTTCTCTTGCTGATGCGCTCCTCTCAGTAGACTGGATAAACTTGTAGTACTTTCACTTGCTTATTTAGCAACGTTGCATGATGCTTCATGCACACCGTAGTCTTATTCCCCTTTCAGTTCTGCAATGCTACTTCTTGCTATCTTGTTTGCTGAGTGCATGAATCCATAATGCCATTTTCATTTTAACCCAGTCAGGCTTAAATGGCTTCAAGAAAGGATATTCCTGTCCTTATTGCTTGCCAAGGTCCCAGTGGCCGTGTCACACGAGCTCAAGTTGCTAATAATAGTAGAAGATGTGGAGTGGCTCACCCTGCACTGGTACCTGTGAGAACTGAACAAAAACCGACAGCGAAAGGGAAGATGAAACGGGGAGCTTTGGATGAGAATACTTGTGTAAGTGCTGTAGCTAAAGCTCCGCACCCTAAAAGGAGAGCAGTGCTCAAGGACGTGACAAACATAAGCTGTGCAAACTCATACAGAAATTGCACTGCTGTGACTAAGCTACAGGTACCAAGATGTTCCACATATTATTACAGTATCCTAGTTTGATTTGTTGACCATTACTTTTTCCCAAACATATATCCAACTAAATGAAAAGCCATTTCCTTTGTTCCAGTCGAGGCCCACCCAAAAGGGAGGACGAAATCCGAGCAAAAACAAGCAGCGTTCAAAGGTCCCTAAGCCACCTCTTCCTGCTGTTAGTGGAACTACATTTGTGAATGATTGTCACAATGTTGAAAAAGCTCAGAAGGAAGAGCTTTCACCACCAAAGGAGGAGCCCACTGCTTTGCTTGAAAACAAAGGGTCGTTGTTGCAGAATACTGAACGGAACAGGGAGAGTGGTTTTCATGAGGCATTCTTTCAGGGAAGAATCACAAGAGATAAATTTGAAACTGCTAACTCAAACACTGGTTAGTTAAGTCGCGTCTTTTCTCTACCGTTTAGCATCTGGACCTAAAGATAGGTTTGAACATAGAAGTCCAAAAGACTGCTCGGAGATTCTCTTCACTTGTAATTTTACACTTCGTTTCTGGTTGTCTGGTCATATTCTGAGTCTATTCTTGAATCTTGACGGTCTTCCTTTTTTGCGAACAAAATCTTGATGGTCCTTCTGTGGCCACAGAAATTATAAATAACAAAGCATAGTGTAAATGTTTTGTGCACTACTCATTTCTGAGAAATTTGTAGATACTCATGTATTCTGTTTAGTGGGGTACTAGCATCTAAAGAATCTGTATCTTTTTTCCAGGGGACTATGCTGGTTTAAACATTATAGATATGGACAAAGATAATGGCAATCCACAAATGTGTGTTTCCTATGCTGCAGAGATATACACAAACCTAATGGCTGCAGAGGTATGTTGATGTTTTTTGGTAAAAGGGGCGAGTTTCTACTGTTTAGACGGACTTCTAAATTTCTCATATTTTTCATGCCTTATTAAGCTGGGAAGAATTTCATTTTTGGACACTTGTGTTTCATCTCTGTGCTATGGTGTTAGTATGCTATTTTTGTGAAAGCATTTGAGCGTCCATCTTATATGCTCATGTTACGCCCCAGCTTATAAGAAGGCCTAAATCAAATTACATGGAGACTTTGCAAAGGGATATTACAAAAGGCATGCGAGGAATCCTCATTGATTGGCTTGTTGAGGTTTGTATGGATTGCTTCTGATTAAATTTATACATAATAGTTTAACTACATGTTTTTACGATTGAGCATTCATCATTGCCATTTCACTGTGCAACTTCGCATACAAACTTATGTATATAACTTGCAATTATGAAGTAACCAGTTGCATGTGGATGTGTGTTTTTATGGAAGGTAGGAACTCTGCCCATTCATTTCACAGAGAGGAATAGACTTCTAGGTTTCCACACCTGTCCAAGCTCAACTCAATAGCTTACATAAACATTCTTTTTCATTCTTGTCTGCCTGGTTTCTTTGTTTCCCATCCAAATCTCATAACTATTGGATGCCAGCGCTGGAGGATTTTATATGAGAAGTTTGAATCAGTGGTGATGATCCACTCATGCATTCTTCTTGCACCACATAACTTACCCAATTCCAAATTGAGCCGAACATGACATGATTAAACTCGTGCTGTGGTGGTAACATGTGCGGTATGCACATATAGAAAACATATAAGTCGCGACCCTGTGAATACTGTAGAGGTCAGAATAAGGTATCCGGTGGTCTTCAGCACCAGAAACATATGTTATGCATTTCCCACATGCATACGGGAAACCTGTATTTTCTTTTGTCCCAAATCAAGATCCTTGTTCCAGTTTAATCTTTAATGTCCATAACTTCTCAGTTTATGAAGCTCTATCTTTGCAGGTTTCTGAAGAGTATAAACTTGTGCCAGACACGCTGTACCTAACTGTATACCTTATCGATCAATTTCTTTCTTGGAAATATATTGAAAGACAGAAATTGCAACTTCTTGGAATAACTAGCATGTTGATTGCCTCGTAAGTTTGTATTTGCTTGATTTTAATATTTATTAATATAAAAAACAATGAAATTGATATGAAGATTTGTTTTGTGCCAAATGCATCAATTGTGTTTATTGTTTGATTCTTTCTGCTGCCATGGGCTCCAGTGATATCTTTCAGTAGAATCATTTAAAAGTCTACTTCCATCTGCAGAAAATATGAAGAGATCTGTGCACCACGTGTTGAAGAATTTTGTTTCATAACTGATAATACATATACAAAAGACCAGGTACTTGTTTCATGTGAAGTTTGAACAATTGTTAATTACACATATGCGATGTGTCATTGTTGATCTGCCATAACTGATGTCATCCTGATTCAATAGGTGCTGAAAATGGAGTGCCAAGTGCTTAATGGTCTGGGATATAATCTTTCTGTTCCCACAACTAAAACATTTCTCAGGTTAATGTCTCAGGATGACTAAACATATCATATCATATTTCTATTCCAATACGAAGTTTCTGTTCATCACTAACAAGCCTTTCCTTGAAATTTTATCAGGAGATTCCTTAGAGCAGCGCAGGCTTCTCACAAAGTAAGACTGGCATCCAACCATATTAGCacagttttaattcattttatatGTATGGCGCTGATCACTAACTTCTCAAACTACATTCCCAGGCTCCTTCTGTAACTCTGGGTTATCTGGCGAATTATCTCGCGGAGTTGACTTTGACCGATTACAATTTCCTGAGGTTTCTCCCTTCAGTGGTGGCAGCCTCGGCAGTCTTTCTTGCCAGATGGACACTTGACCAATCAGATCTCCCATGGGTTCGTAAGAAAACTCTGGATACAGACCTCTATTCACCATGTGAACAAGTATTTTTTGTCTCTAATATATTGTATTTCTTGTGCAGAACTGTACTCTGGAGCATTACACCTCATACAAAAGTTCTGATATTCAAATATGTGTATGCGCTCTATGGGAACTTCAGGGCAACACCAGCCAATGCCCCCTTAATGCCATACGTGAAAAGTATCAGCACAAAAAGGTATGCAATCAACATTTGCTGCTTGAGTTTCGCATGAATCTTTTTGTGTAAGCTTATACAGTTTTAGAATTACCTGACAACTTAGTTGTATTTCTCGTTGCAGTTTGAATGTGTAGCCAACATGTTGTCGCCGGAGCTGGCTCAGTTGCTCTTTAGTAGACAAGCTAACGACACCAATCCCCTGCTGATCAATGACTCTTAGCAGCATCAATCTCCTGACGACCGTGTGGCCGACAACTCGATTTTAGGAAGATCCTGTAGCTTCCTTCCCCCTCTGATCTAGGTGTGTTGTGTTCTCTGCCGAGCTGTTGTTTGTCCGACCTTTCTCGAGCCATGCAGTAGTAAGTGATGACTCGCATAAATATTGCTGGAACGTGATTAAGTTGGTGTGTAGGCTGCTGATGCCTTGGGTTGATAATTGTATGATGATCCTATCTGTATAATATCTGCGGGCTGCTTAATTTAACATAGATTTGCGTTGAATTGACTGTTTTCCAGAGTGTAGTGTAGTGTAATGCTCTTAAGATTATAAGAGCACTTGAATCCAGGATGATGTAACCTGCTAAAGACACATATTACTTGGTTTGTGAATGTAGCCTACGTTACGCTGAACAGGAGAGTTTTCTTTTCTTTGTTAAACTAGGCAAGTGAAGAGCCAGTAGGTAGCTTTATGCAATACTCCCTCCATcgcaaaataagtgtctcaactttagtataactttgtactaaagttagtacaaacttgagacacttattttgggatggaggaagtATGATTTAATAACTATGAAACTCTCCTGTGGCTCCTGTTGGGGGACTTTAATGAGATTCAATTTTTACACGAGAAGAAAAGTGGCAATCCAAGATCGCAACAGTACATGCATGCTTTTCAGAATGCTATAGATGATTGTGACATAAGGGATATTGGATATATGGGTCTCTTTTACTTGGCACAGAGGAAAAATAAGAGAGAGACTTGACCGAGGCCTTATCAATGATGCATGGTTACATGCAGCCTTAGAGAACCTGGAGTATAATCATTCGAATCACCGGCCATTGCTAGTGAATACTCCctatgttccaaaataagtgtctcaactttaaaTTAACTTTGGTGTAAAGTTATACTAAGGTCAAGACACTTATTTtatgacggagggagtacaaaattttATGTCAGTCTTTGGCAGCTGGCAGTTGCAGAGAGTCAAAGCAATTCGAGGCTCTGAGAGATGAAATGTTCCAGGAAATGGTGCAAGCAGCGTGGGACAAGGTAGGGGCTGGTCCTACAGCGACATGTGTATATGATATGACAAACTTACACGTATGCATGGCTAGTTTCATGACTGGGATCAGTCGATCAGAGGGTGCTTAAGAAGCTAAAGAAACATCTTCGGAAAGCTCAAAGGGAATTAGAACAAGCTATGTCCGGCCCAGTGAATGATGAAAATGAGGAGAATTTTTTTGGCTGAACTTGTGGAATACTTGTTGGAGTTGGAAGAGATCCAATGGATGCAAAGATAGAGCTAATTGGCTAGAAAAATGCCGACCGGGCTTTTTTCATGCTTTTTTGCTTCGGCTCGTAGGAAAAgaaattttataaaaaaaattaaagGATGAAAATGGCGATTGGTTATAAGGTATGCCATCTTTGAACCCCCATGTTTAAAATTATTTTGCTAATCTTTTCACATCCAAGTGCAGCATACATATCCTACCATTTTGCAAAAAAGTGGATTGTAAGGCCAACAAAAAAATAATGATATGCTATTGGCTCCATGTACTCTTGATGATGTTCGTAAAACAATTTGCAGTATTTGTGAGCTCAAGGCCCCTGGTGTGGATGACCTCCATGAAATTTTTAGTGTTGGCACATATGTTAGGTGATGAGATCACTAATGAAGTTTTGCATGCTATTAATTCAAGGCAGATACCAACTGAATGGAATGATAGTTCTACTGTTTTGATCTCAAAGGTTGATTCCGCAGAACGGGTAACTCAGTACATACCCATAGTCTTTGCAATGTCTTATACAAAGTTATTTTGAAGATGTTGGCTGCTCATTTGAAAAGTATTCTGCCTGACATTATTTCC comes from Triticum aestivum cultivar Chinese Spring chromosome 5B, IWGSC CS RefSeq v2.1, whole genome shotgun sequence and encodes:
- the LOC123110979 gene encoding cyclin-A2-1, with translation MASRKDIPVLIACQGPSGRVTRAQVANNSRRCGVAHPALVPVRTEQKPTAKGKMKRGALDENTCVSAVAKAPHPKRRAVLKDVTNISCANSYRNCTAVTKLQSRPTQKGGRNPSKNKQRSKVPKPPLPAVSGTTFVNDCHNVEKAQKEELSPPKEEPTALLENKGSLLQNTERNRESGFHEAFFQGRITRDKFETANSNTGDYAGLNIIDMDKDNGNPQMCVSYAAEIYTNLMAAELIRRPKSNYMETLQRDITKGMRGILIDWLVEVSEEYKLVPDTLYLTVYLIDQFLSWKYIERQKLQLLGITSMLIASKYEEICAPRVEEFCFITDNTYTKDQVLKMECQVLNGLGYNLSVPTTKTFLRRFLRAAQASHKAPSVTLGYLANYLAELTLTDYNFLRFLPSVVAASAVFLARWTLDQSDLPWNCTLEHYTSYKSSDIQICVCALWELQGNTSQCPLNAIREKYQHKKFECVANMLSPELAQLLFSRQANDTNPLLINDS